One stretch of Hevea brasiliensis isolate MT/VB/25A 57/8 chromosome 12, ASM3005281v1, whole genome shotgun sequence DNA includes these proteins:
- the LOC110645807 gene encoding protein MEI2-like 3 — MASLPPNPNPNSKRLNPHAAPFIKPSSLPETGLLLPSRPFFSGNLSQAAAQPMRLAAHGFVCYSDSVPMSAWGCAAPATMVYYNTYKQPLPANSMSFYAGHVDKESGSCNANAQPAVDNLKPFYPGSEHQKGFGAMRDCGFYGCRKKTEENSHSLSHLALRLRSKKRDRRGSYGERLWVPKQFSLDMNSDGAGVGSKLHKKGDGDIDGDDVRTLSPSDNKIELEGKTSLMIKNIPNQFQRHDLLRILDKHCLEENRKAKSRSDPFKSEYDFLYLPMDFRNHSNLGYAFVNFTNAVAASRFCKTFNKYEWEVSFNKKTCEISCAVIQGREALRNHFKNSVFYCHTNGYLPVVLSPPRDGLVQSRPVVVGRRAGGPSPPGRGAASQKKP, encoded by the exons ATGGCTTCCCtgcctccaaaccctaaccctaactccAAACGCCTGAACCCACACGCCGCACCTTTTATCAAACCATCATCGCTTCCTGAGACTGGGCTCTTGTTACCGTCAAGGCCCTTTTTTTCTGGTAACCTTTCACAAGCAGCGGCTCAGCCTATGCGTTTGGCTGCACATGGATTCGTTTGCTACTCAGATTCTGTGCCCATGTCAGCTTGGGGATGCGCAGCACCAGCAACAATGGTTTACTACAACACCTATAAGCAGCCATTGCCAGCTAACTCGATGTCGTTCTATGCCGGGCATGTGGACAAGGAATCAGGGAGCTGCAACGCGAATGCACAACCAGCAGTGGATAACCTGAAGCCATTCTACCCTGGCAGTGAGCATCAGAAAGGTTTTGGTGCAATGCGGGATTGTGGGTTCTATGGGTGTAGAAAAAAGACAGAAGAAAATAGTCATTCGCTGAGCCATTTAGCTTTGAGGTTGAGGTCAAAGAAAAGAGACAGAAGGGGCTCATATGGAGAACGATTATGGGTACCGAAGCAGTTCTCTTTGGACATGAATAGTGATGGCGCTGGCGTTGGAAGCAAGTTACACAAGAAGGGGGATGGTGATATTGATGGTGATGATGTTCGAACTCTTTCTCCTTCTGATAATAAAATTGAACTCGAGGGAAAGACCAGTCTAATGATAAAAAATATTCCAAATCAGTTTCA AAGGCACGATCTGCTTCGTATTCTGGACAAGCACTGCCTGGAAGAGAACAGAAAGGCTAAGTCGCGCTCTGATCCTTTCAAGTCTGAGTACGATTTCCTCTATCTGCCTATGGACTTCAG GAATCATTCAAATTTAGGGTATGCATTTGTAAATTTTACAAATGCTGTTGCTGCTTCAAGGTTTTGCAAGACCTTCAACAAGTACGAGTGGGAAGTTTCTTTCAACAAGAAAACATGTGAAATCTCTTGTGCTGTAATCCAA GGCAGAGAAGCCCTCAGAAATCACTTCAAGAACTCGGTATTCTATTGTCACACCAATGGATATTTGCCAGTGGTTCTTTCACCTCCACGGGACGGCTTGGTTCAATCTAGGCCTGTTGTTGTTGGTAGGCGGGCGGGCGGGCCATCACCGCCAGGAAGAGGCGCAGCCAGTCAAAAGAAGCCTTGA